A genomic segment from Triticum dicoccoides isolate Atlit2015 ecotype Zavitan chromosome 1A, WEW_v2.0, whole genome shotgun sequence encodes:
- the LOC119351084 gene encoding uncharacterized protein LOC119351084: MHRPAAGRFLAAPPLPTTWSRASPPAMRLSSPAAARLLRSPRVAASFTTRRRIASPSSPPPLARRNLAGDRFNLVGVLSPVDLEKVNQRNSLRRRRPTSIQPPLGKKTKGCQCRENRLVEDRESRQVTFSKRKSGIWKKASGLALLCRASLTVVVFSEAGKGFAFGNPSTDAVLAYAGYGDTNAHPAATNDVEWEALEALCRETEKKGVEVAVEAARMSAVRKKVVDVQTQVGRWFWWEADVEALAEAELPEFARALQHLRDNVRRRADNLVSALLPQ; encoded by the exons AtgcaccgccccgccgccggccgtttcctcgccgcgccgcccctccccaCCACCTGGAGCCGTGCCTCGCCGCCCGCCATGCGCCTAAGCTCGCCGGCTGCCGCGCGCCTGCTCCGCTCGCCTCGCGTCGCTGCCTCGTTCACCACGCGCCGCCGCATAGCCTcgccaagctcgccgccgccgcttgctcgccggaatctcgccggcgacCGCTTCAATCTCGTCGGAGTTCTCTCTCCGGTGGATCTAGaaaag GTCAACCAGAGAAACAGCCTTCGCCGCCGACGACCAACCAGCATACAGCCGCCGCTCGGCAAGAAGACGAAAGGGTGCCAGTGCCGTGAGAACCGGCTGGTGGAGGACAGGGAGTCCCGCCAGGTGACCTTCTCCAAGCGCAAGTCGGGGATATGGAAGAAGGCCTCCGGGCTCGCCCTGCTCTGTCGCGCCAGTCTCACCGTCGTTGTCTTTTCCGAGGCCGGCAAAGGCTTCGCGTTTGGCAACCCCTCCACTGACGCCGTCCTGGCCTACGCCGGCTACGGCGACACCAATGCTCATCCTGCTGCGACTAATGACGTGGAGTGGGAGGCCCTGGAGGCGCTATGCCGGGAGACGGAGAAGAAAGGCGTGGAGGTGGCCGTGGAGGCCGCGCGGATGAGCGCCGTCAGGAAGAAGGTGGTGGACGTGCAGACGCAGGTGGGGAGGTGGTTCTGGTGGGAGGCAGACGTAGAGGCGCTCGCTGAGGCCGAGCTGCCCGAGTTCGCAAGGGCACTCCAGCATCTCAGGGACAACGTGCGCCGCCGTGCCGACAACCTGGTGTCTGCTCTACTGCCGCAGTAG
- the LOC119362524 gene encoding UDP-glycosyltransferase 86A1-like isoform X1 yields MAQKEAGVGATSGGGKAKPHAVVVVYPLQGHVIPVTHLALRLAARGFAVTVVNTEAVHDQTARALGVDPAGYDFFAGARASGMDVRYELISDGLPVGFDRSLHHDEFMGSLLHAHSGHVEEVLGRVVVDPAATCLVADTFFVWPATLASKFGIAYVSFWTEPALIFNLYYHVHLLTNNGHFGCNEPRKDTITYIPGVPAIEPHELMSYLQETDTTSVVHRIIFKAFDEARGADYVLCNTVEELEPSTIAALRVEKPFYAVGPIFPAGFARSTVATSMWAESDCSHWLDEQPPGSVLYISFGSYAHVTKQELHEIAGGVLASGTRFLWVMRPDIVSSDDPNPLPEGFVAASAGRGLVVPWCCQVEVLSHTALGGFLTHCGWNSVLESVWAGVPMLCFPLLTDQFTNRRLVVREWRVGMPIGDRGAVFADEVRARIEGIMSGKEGEELREAVKNVRATLEAATTHGGSSQQSFDEFVDELTRRCSER; encoded by the exons ATGGCGCAAAAGGAGGCCGGCGTAGGAGCCACGAGCGGCGGCGGCAAGGCCAAGCCGCACGCGGTGGTGGTGGTGTACCCGCTGCAGGGCCATGTCATCCCCGTCACGCACCTCGCGCTGCGGCTGGCGGCGCGGGGCTTCGCCGTCACGGTCGTCAACACGGAGGCCGTGCACGACCAGACGGCGCGCGCTCTCGGCGTCGACCCGGCCGGCTACGACTTCTTCGCCGGCGCGCGCGCGTCGGGGATGGACGTGCGCTACGAGCTTATCAGCGACGGCCTCCCCGTGGGGTTCGACCGGTCGCTGCATCACGACGAGTTCATGGGCTCGCTGCTCCACGCGCACTCCGGCCACGTCGAGGAGGTGCTCGGCCGCGTCGTGGTCGACCCGGCCGCGACGTGCCTCGTCGCCGACACCTTCTTCGTGTGGCCGGCGACGCTGGCCAGCAAGTTCGGCATCGCGTACGTGTCCTTCTGGACCGAGCCCGCGCTCATCTTCAACCTCTACTACCACGTCCACCTGCTCACCAACAACGGCCACTTCGGTTGCAACG AGCCTCGGAAGGACACGATCACCTACATCCCTGGCGTGCCGGCGATCGAGCCGCACGAGCTCATGTCGTACCTCCAGGAGACGGACACCACCAGCGTGGTGCACCGCATCATCTTCAAGGCCTTCGACGAGGCGCGCGGCGCCGACTACGTCCTCTGCAACACCGTGGAGGAGCTGGAGCCGTCCACCATCGCCGCCCTCCGCGTCGAGAAACCCTTCTACGCCGTCGGCCCCATCTTCCCCGCCGGCTTCGCCCGCAGCACCGTCGCCACCTCCATGTGGGCCGAGTCCGACTGCTCCCACTGGCTGGACGAACAGCCGCCGGGGTCCGTGCTCTACATCTCCTTCGGCAGCTACGCGCACGTCACCAAGCAAGAGCTGCACGAGATCGCTGGGGGAGTCCTGGCCAGCGGTACGAGGTTTCTGTGGGTGATGCGACCAGACATCGTCAGCTCCGACGACCCGAACCCGCTGCCCGAGGGGTTCGTGGCCGCGTCCGCCGGGCGTGGCCTGGTGGTGCCTTGGTGCTGCCAGGTGGAGGTGCTCTCGCACACCGCGCTGGGTGGCTTCCTCACGCACTGCGGGTGGAACTCTGTGCTGGAGAGTGTGTGGGCTGGAGTGCCCATGCTCTGCTTCCCGCTGCTCACCGACCAATTCACTAACCGGCGGCTCGTCGTGCGGGAGTGGCGCGTCGGCATGCCCATCGGGGACCGTGGCGCGGTGTTCGCGGATGAGGTGAGGGCGAGGATCGAGGGCATCATGTCTGGGAAAGAGGGTGAGGAGCTCCGGGAGGCGGTGAAGAATGTGAGGGCGACGCTCGAGGCCGCCACGACGCACGGTGGGTCATCGCAGCAGAGCTTCGATGAGTTTGTCGACGAGCTAACGCGCCGTTGCAGCGAACGTTAA